From a single Flavobacteriales bacterium genomic region:
- a CDS encoding T9SS type A sorting domain-containing protein, with translation MKHLILGLTACTLSLSSMAQQAPRPCGTDLERQRLIETYPDYLQMEAEAEAEMRELLRNSGNERDENTLYTIPIVFHIIHLNGRENISNEQILDAVEVLNRDFQLMNPDSANVHPAFADRIGNPRMQFVLPTIDPYGNCTNGIERIKSPQTFLGESSSKFTPWPRNKYLNVWVTDKIASGAAGYFSGAPSFADGVLILHDYVGRIGTGAEFTSRALTHEVGHFFDLNHVWGENNGVPGDNAGIHMQNTCGDDGVEDTPITKGWNVCPNDESTWAVCDRQSMRNSIFNFDDVTTSSGTVDPSVVIPALDSIDFHVRANFSSFSATGVSANSEVAGKFAFSNWSTGANDGETDFAVLNANPINASKYYEITVTPVVTDYISVTSIDFNIDRNTTGVRTFAVRSANNNFTTNLPLNVNGDPNISVPSGNVGFFTNDATGQSGTITVTVPGHTNSATPLTFRIYAWNAEDANGTFILDEVVVKGVIAAVENVENYMEYSYCASAHMFTDGQVARLRAFAETTTNQRNSLWSDATLQSTGVADGYQWNCAPKADFYAVLGPNFNGTTDIPFSPTACAGDVVRFIDNSTGAFPEVWAWTFEDGTPSTSTERNPNVVFSSPGWKTVSMGVSNANGGDTKVDQYAVLIGGNGFAEQSNYNEDFENVAEDLNPYIAMNYAGNFTQFRKYTDGGHNSNSCAFLNSGDRYPINFIDPTNLGDYDELLTPSFDLHYFQSAQMSFWYSYSTTTTNIDTVSERLELWSSTNCGATWQIRTNINEEELITNGNLMEGPGTWEQKTITLPPSLLNPDIRFRFRYISSEFSGDLYIDDINISGPVGIEALDAQRLLNVFPNPSNDRFTVQAFGMDNYNTQVTVTDMRGAVIYNKTLAPTGDNGIEISSIELGMANGLYILRVSNELGTSTQKLTVGK, from the coding sequence ATGAAACACCTAATACTCGGACTGACCGCTTGTACGTTGTCCTTATCGTCCATGGCCCAGCAGGCCCCACGACCCTGTGGTACGGACCTTGAACGGCAACGTCTTATTGAGACCTATCCTGACTACCTTCAAATGGAGGCGGAAGCGGAAGCTGAAATGCGTGAATTGCTTCGGAACAGTGGCAATGAGCGCGATGAGAACACGCTCTACACGATCCCGATCGTTTTTCACATTATTCACCTGAACGGCAGAGAGAATATTTCCAACGAACAGATCCTCGATGCGGTTGAAGTGCTTAATCGTGATTTTCAATTGATGAACCCTGATTCCGCGAATGTGCATCCTGCATTTGCTGACCGGATCGGTAATCCACGGATGCAGTTCGTACTTCCTACAATTGACCCCTATGGCAATTGCACGAATGGTATTGAGCGCATTAAATCACCACAGACATTCCTTGGCGAGTCTTCTTCCAAATTCACTCCGTGGCCTCGTAATAAATACCTGAATGTCTGGGTTACGGACAAGATCGCAAGCGGTGCAGCAGGATATTTCAGTGGTGCGCCCAGTTTCGCTGATGGTGTTCTGATCCTTCATGATTATGTTGGACGGATCGGTACGGGTGCGGAATTCACTTCCCGCGCGCTGACCCATGAAGTGGGCCACTTCTTCGACCTGAATCACGTTTGGGGTGAGAACAATGGCGTACCAGGTGATAACGCAGGAATCCACATGCAGAATACCTGTGGTGATGATGGGGTGGAGGATACGCCGATAACGAAAGGATGGAATGTTTGCCCTAATGATGAATCGACATGGGCAGTTTGCGATCGCCAATCGATGCGCAACAGCATCTTCAATTTCGATGATGTAACCACTTCTTCCGGGACCGTGGACCCTTCAGTGGTGATACCTGCACTTGATTCCATCGATTTCCATGTGCGTGCCAATTTCAGTTCATTCAGTGCAACGGGCGTATCCGCTAATTCTGAAGTAGCTGGAAAGTTCGCATTCTCCAACTGGTCAACAGGGGCCAATGACGGGGAAACGGATTTTGCGGTGCTGAATGCGAACCCGATCAATGCTTCCAAGTATTATGAGATCACCGTTACTCCCGTGGTAACGGACTATATCTCGGTAACTTCCATCGACTTCAATATCGACCGGAATACTACAGGGGTGCGCACATTTGCTGTAAGGTCCGCGAATAACAATTTTACCACTAACCTTCCGCTCAACGTAAATGGGGACCCGAACATTTCCGTTCCAAGTGGAAATGTGGGCTTTTTCACCAACGACGCTACGGGGCAATCCGGTACGATCACTGTGACCGTTCCTGGTCATACCAATTCAGCTACACCTTTGACCTTCAGGATCTATGCGTGGAACGCGGAAGACGCGAACGGAACATTTATTCTGGATGAGGTAGTTGTAAAAGGTGTTATTGCGGCTGTTGAGAACGTGGAGAACTACATGGAGTATTCCTACTGCGCTAGTGCGCACATGTTCACCGATGGACAGGTTGCTCGCCTACGCGCTTTTGCTGAGACCACGACCAATCAGCGTAATAGCCTATGGAGCGATGCCACATTGCAAAGCACAGGTGTTGCTGATGGGTATCAGTGGAATTGTGCGCCAAAGGCGGATTTCTATGCTGTATTGGGTCCAAACTTCAATGGCACAACCGATATTCCATTCTCCCCTACTGCTTGTGCGGGTGATGTTGTTCGATTCATTGACAACTCGACAGGAGCTTTTCCTGAGGTTTGGGCGTGGACATTTGAAGATGGCACTCCATCAACTTCTACTGAGCGTAACCCCAATGTGGTTTTCAGTTCCCCCGGTTGGAAGACCGTTTCCATGGGTGTGAGCAATGCCAATGGTGGGGATACCAAAGTGGATCAATATGCGGTACTTATCGGCGGGAATGGGTTCGCAGAGCAAAGTAATTACAACGAAGATTTCGAGAACGTGGCCGAGGATCTGAACCCGTACATCGCCATGAACTATGCCGGCAATTTCACGCAATTCCGGAAGTACACTGATGGTGGACACAATAGCAATTCCTGTGCATTCCTGAACAGTGGTGATCGCTACCCGATCAACTTCATCGACCCAACGAACTTAGGTGACTATGATGAATTGCTGACACCAAGCTTCGACCTCCATTATTTCCAAAGCGCACAGATGTCCTTCTGGTATTCGTACAGTACAACAACCACCAATATCGACACGGTCAGTGAGCGTCTGGAGTTGTGGTCTTCTACCAATTGCGGGGCGACATGGCAAATACGTACCAACATCAACGAAGAAGAACTGATCACTAACGGAAACCTAATGGAAGGGCCTGGCACTTGGGAGCAAAAGACGATCACGCTTCCACCCTCCTTACTGAACCCGGATATCCGCTTCCGCTTCCGATACATCAGCAGCGAGTTCTCAGGTGATCTGTACATTGATGATATAAACATCAGTGGACCTGTAGGCATCGAAGCATTGGATGCACAACGTTTATTGAACGTATTCCCTAACCCTAGCAATGATCGCTTCACGGTTCAAGCATTCGGAATGGATAACTACAACACACAAGTTACCGTAACCGATATGCGTGGTGCAGTGATCTACAATAAGACCTTGGCTCCGACCGGTGACAATGGTATTGAGATCAGCAGCATTGAGCTGGGTATGGCCAACGGCTTGTACATCCTGCGTGTGAGCAACGAACTTGGTACCAGCACACAGAAACTAACAGTAGGTAAATAA
- a CDS encoding CoA-binding protein has product MERKLTLVLGASSKPERYSNKATLRLLDAGHPVVAVGLREGDIAGTPIVTTIPEGGPIDTVTMYMSAQNQEAWEQRILALRPKRIIFNPGAENERLSKLAADQGIEVVEGCTLVMLSVGTF; this is encoded by the coding sequence ATGGAAAGGAAACTCACACTGGTGCTTGGTGCAAGTTCAAAGCCTGAGCGCTATTCGAACAAGGCCACACTCCGGTTATTGGATGCGGGACATCCTGTAGTGGCTGTGGGTCTGCGCGAAGGAGATATTGCAGGCACGCCGATCGTGACCACCATTCCGGAAGGTGGGCCGATCGATACGGTTACCATGTACATGAGCGCTCAGAACCAGGAGGCTTGGGAGCAGCGCATTCTTGCCTTAAGACCGAAGCGCATCATATTCAATCCGGGTGCGGAGAACGAACGGCTCTCGAAGTTAGCTGCCGATCAAGGTATTGAGGTCGTGGAGGGATGTACGTTGGTCATGCTTTCCGTCGGCACGTTCTAG
- a CDS encoding PKD domain-containing protein codes for MNILSNYRELSVYGTSVLCMLNMPGLSAQTTHNPQQESCGFDHRHNELMLTDQGYQQRVNAFDQQVLNFTQDAQRGGGTLYVPVVVHVMETGTAITAITDDQVQDGIKWLNERYRKVPGTPGDGNGVDINIEFALAVRDPNGNCTNGITRRDMTGNATYMASGVFDDVSGITDASLKLLDVWPQTQFYNIWLISEFDNNNGGSGTQGYAYFSSSHGQPNDGTVMLVNAYKNRDGITLAHELGHAFNVYHTFQGDDGGASCPANGDCNADGDLVCDTPPHIRSNSDCDFSGTNACDGGSAISLFKNNYMDYAGDACQNMFTTGQNTRIQAAIIGPRASFLAVNGNLSLVPPAAPMLDFYSSQGFLCGTGQSVQLFDKSSCIPNTFLSGTGLPGITFSWSITNGTETHTSVQQNPVFTLTSAGVYNASVSINTGLGTFTRTEQGIVVVAATPVNACTPTSSNAGNFAQTVNNVVFNSISNATSTITNVAYTDFSCAQNTVVAVGNTYSLAISLRAGGSGAEFMNAYIDYNNNGAFEDPSELVASGSQPVNSSGTVTANVTIPGTAVTNTLLRMRIYGETFSAVSSTKRNCTSTFSIGDVEDYGVYISNSVAAVSIAAAPGSTITYGTSVTFTPTPVNGGGAPLYTWLRNGVDVGTSATYVSNDLLPGETIQCSMASNLAGVIASPALSNTVIMVVTGPPLSEFNESITQLCAGNSVTFTDASLLSPTSWSWSFPGGTPSNSTAQNPVISYAGPGTYTVTLIASNGNGTGTTRTKTDHVTVLAVPTSGCTVTRSTSPAAGIGITNVQLNTINKTTVYNGAVMNDYTCSDATTLSANTLYTISVTVGSPNNQWLRAYVDYNNDGDLVDPGEEIFTPATGTGVRSGSFTTPVAPTTGTLLRMRVITDFTNTTAGPCTNLQYGQVEEYGIIFNAPSAIQVAAKAFLNGPYDASTGLMKDDLRLATLIPTTEPFTLLGYSFEGGGGETIAPSVFTVTGANAIVDWVILELRTGLIPAIAASRSALIQRDGDIVDLNGTSPVSFGLAAGNYHVVVRHRNHLGIVTLNPVPLSAVAATVDLTQSGTATFGSNARRSITGAFPTLALWAGDVTFNGEILYTNSGNDRDQILTAIGGIVPTNTIAGYRAEDVNMDGSVVYTGQDNDRDIILTNIGGVVPTNSILEQLP; via the coding sequence ATGAATATACTCTCCAACTACCGTGAACTCTCCGTGTACGGAACCTCGGTCCTATGCATGTTGAACATGCCTGGCCTCTCCGCACAAACAACGCACAACCCTCAACAGGAAAGCTGTGGTTTCGATCATCGCCACAATGAGCTAATGCTTACTGATCAAGGGTACCAACAACGTGTGAACGCCTTTGACCAACAGGTCTTGAACTTCACTCAGGATGCACAGCGAGGTGGTGGCACCTTGTATGTTCCAGTAGTTGTACACGTGATGGAAACGGGTACAGCGATCACGGCGATCACCGATGATCAGGTTCAGGACGGTATCAAATGGCTCAATGAACGGTACCGTAAAGTTCCTGGAACACCTGGTGATGGGAATGGCGTGGATATCAATATCGAGTTCGCTCTGGCCGTGCGCGATCCGAATGGTAATTGCACCAATGGCATAACGCGGCGCGATATGACCGGCAACGCAACCTACATGGCCAGTGGTGTATTCGATGATGTTTCGGGAATTACCGATGCATCGTTGAAGCTTTTGGATGTTTGGCCACAAACGCAGTTCTATAATATCTGGCTGATCTCCGAGTTCGATAATAACAATGGTGGTAGCGGTACCCAAGGCTATGCCTACTTCAGCAGTAGCCACGGCCAACCCAATGATGGCACCGTAATGCTGGTGAATGCGTATAAGAACCGCGATGGCATTACACTGGCTCACGAGCTTGGCCATGCGTTCAATGTATACCACACCTTCCAAGGAGATGATGGAGGAGCCTCGTGCCCCGCCAATGGCGACTGTAATGCTGATGGAGATCTGGTCTGCGACACCCCACCACATATCCGCAGTAACAGCGATTGTGATTTCAGCGGTACCAACGCTTGTGATGGTGGTTCGGCAATCTCACTTTTCAAGAACAACTACATGGACTACGCTGGAGATGCGTGCCAGAACATGTTCACCACTGGGCAGAACACACGTATTCAGGCAGCGATCATTGGACCACGGGCATCCTTCCTGGCTGTAAATGGCAACCTGTCATTGGTGCCACCAGCAGCGCCTATGTTGGATTTTTATTCTTCTCAGGGCTTTTTGTGCGGAACCGGACAAAGCGTACAATTATTCGATAAGTCCTCCTGCATACCGAACACGTTCCTGAGTGGAACAGGCCTACCGGGCATCACGTTCTCATGGAGCATCACCAACGGCACCGAAACACATACTTCCGTTCAGCAAAATCCGGTCTTTACATTGACTAGTGCGGGCGTTTACAACGCTTCAGTAAGTATTAACACTGGTCTTGGAACCTTCACTAGAACAGAGCAAGGCATTGTAGTTGTGGCCGCAACTCCGGTGAATGCTTGTACGCCCACATCAAGCAACGCTGGCAACTTCGCACAAACGGTTAATAATGTTGTCTTCAATAGCATTTCGAATGCAACAAGCACCATTACGAATGTTGCTTATACCGACTTCTCTTGTGCCCAAAACACAGTGGTTGCTGTTGGAAACACGTATTCATTGGCAATCTCTTTGCGAGCTGGGGGCAGTGGTGCCGAATTCATGAATGCCTACATCGATTACAACAACAATGGAGCTTTCGAGGATCCAAGTGAGTTGGTCGCATCCGGTTCCCAACCTGTGAATAGCTCAGGTACAGTAACTGCTAACGTTACCATTCCCGGAACTGCGGTTACCAATACGTTGCTGCGCATGCGGATCTATGGTGAAACATTCTCTGCGGTCAGTTCGACCAAGCGCAACTGCACATCAACATTCTCTATTGGTGATGTTGAAGATTACGGCGTTTATATTTCCAACAGCGTTGCAGCGGTGAGCATAGCGGCTGCTCCTGGTAGCACCATCACGTACGGCACTTCGGTAACATTCACACCAACACCAGTAAATGGCGGTGGTGCCCCGCTGTACACATGGTTGCGCAATGGAGTGGATGTGGGAACAAGTGCAACCTACGTGAGCAACGATCTACTTCCCGGTGAAACGATCCAATGTTCCATGGCGTCGAACCTTGCTGGTGTGATCGCATCACCGGCCTTATCCAACACAGTTATCATGGTTGTCACAGGTCCGCCCTTGTCTGAATTCAATGAAAGTATTACGCAACTATGCGCAGGCAATAGTGTGACTTTCACTGACGCATCCTTGCTTAGCCCTACTTCTTGGTCATGGAGTTTCCCGGGTGGTACTCCTTCGAATTCAACAGCGCAGAACCCGGTTATTTCCTATGCAGGTCCTGGCACCTACACTGTTACATTGATCGCCTCCAACGGGAATGGAACTGGAACAACGCGAACAAAGACCGATCACGTTACCGTGCTTGCTGTGCCTACGTCGGGTTGTACGGTAACTCGAAGCACCTCTCCCGCTGCGGGTATCGGGATCACGAATGTGCAGTTGAACACGATCAACAAGACCACGGTCTACAACGGTGCGGTCATGAACGACTACACATGCTCCGATGCAACCACCTTGAGTGCGAACACATTGTACACCATCTCAGTGACGGTAGGTAGCCCGAACAACCAGTGGTTACGGGCTTACGTGGATTACAACAACGATGGTGACCTCGTGGATCCAGGCGAGGAGATCTTCACACCAGCCACTGGTACAGGTGTTCGCAGTGGATCCTTCACGACACCGGTTGCACCAACTACCGGCACGTTGTTGCGGATGCGCGTGATCACCGATTTCACTAACACAACAGCGGGTCCATGCACGAACCTACAATACGGACAGGTTGAAGAATACGGTATCATCTTCAATGCGCCTTCTGCGATCCAAGTTGCCGCAAAAGCATTCTTGAATGGTCCGTATGATGCATCGACCGGACTCATGAAAGATGATCTTCGCCTTGCTACCTTGATCCCCACCACGGAACCGTTTACGCTACTTGGATATAGCTTTGAAGGTGGAGGTGGAGAGACCATTGCACCTTCCGTATTTACTGTGACCGGTGCAAATGCGATCGTGGATTGGGTGATCCTTGAGTTAAGAACTGGCCTGATCCCCGCCATCGCAGCATCGAGAAGCGCTTTGATCCAACGTGATGGCGATATTGTGGACTTGAATGGCACCTCTCCCGTTAGCTTCGGACTTGCGGCAGGAAATTATCACGTCGTGGTGCGCCACAGGAACCACCTCGGCATTGTGACCTTGAACCCTGTTCCACTTAGCGCGGTTGCTGCTACTGTGGATCTTACTCAATCAGGGACTGCAACATTCGGTAGCAACGCGAGAAGATCGATCACCGGAGCGTTTCCTACACTAGCCCTATGGGCAGGCGACGTCACATTCAATGGCGAGATCCTCTATACCAATTCAGGTAACGACCGGGACCAGATCCTAACAGCGATCGGCGGCATTGTCCCTACCAATACCATAGCCGGCTATCGCGCTGAAGACGTGAACATGGATGGATCCGTTGTTTACACTGGACAGGATAATGACCGCGACATCATCCTTACAAATATCGGAGGCGTAGTTCCAACTAATTCCATTTTGGAACAACTGCCTTGA
- a CDS encoding lysophospholipid acyltransferase family protein, protein MKRLVHPSDLAKASHMRPGDPRIRLLTEVSGLKRLERFYNGIEDLKDLEFAAAVFRHLELELEVAPQDLENIPREGGLIFVANHPYGAIDGLALVNVLGSVRPDVKVMANFLLQQLEPLKDRFIGVNPFEQLRSQSSFQGMRQAMEHVSEGHALAVFPAGEVSSWRTDLKAVADPRWKLPAIKMAQRSGRPVIPIWFDGANSMLFQMLGMINPNLRTLALPSEMMRMRGKTLRMRIGRPISPNEIAAFRSADQLTRFLRAKTYALGSGLQVKRELFNPLRFPQRPKEVEQRVDPKELVNEIAEIADLKINTQGEFDLYLSTSHRIPRILREIGRMRELTFRSVGEGTNKAVDLDEFDLYYDHLFLWDREKEQLVGAYRIGDGRRIMARYGKRGFYMNTLFRMDRPMEKVLRKSFELGRSFVASEYQRQRLPLYMLWRGLMLHVTANPDQQYLIGPVSISGNYSRFSRMLIMEFVQRNHYDGALAEYVRPRHRFRVKLDKGDSEALVEASNADLKKMDRMIADVDPNEKAMPVLLKKYLLLNGRIIGFNRDPKFNDALDGLLLLDLNKLPENTIEDLRNGMAV, encoded by the coding sequence ATGAAGCGATTGGTGCATCCATCCGACCTTGCAAAAGCCAGCCACATGCGTCCGGGCGATCCGCGTATTCGCTTGTTGACCGAAGTGAGCGGGCTTAAACGCTTGGAACGGTTCTACAACGGCATTGAAGACCTCAAAGATCTTGAATTCGCGGCCGCGGTGTTCCGCCATTTGGAACTTGAACTGGAGGTTGCACCGCAGGATCTGGAGAACATACCCCGTGAAGGAGGATTGATCTTCGTTGCGAACCATCCGTATGGAGCGATCGATGGATTGGCGTTGGTGAACGTTCTGGGATCGGTGCGACCGGATGTGAAGGTCATGGCCAACTTCCTGCTGCAGCAGTTGGAACCTTTGAAGGATCGGTTCATTGGCGTTAACCCATTCGAACAACTTAGATCGCAAAGCAGTTTCCAGGGCATGCGACAGGCAATGGAACACGTTTCGGAAGGACATGCGCTCGCAGTATTCCCGGCAGGTGAAGTAAGTAGCTGGCGCACTGATCTAAAGGCCGTGGCCGACCCACGTTGGAAACTGCCGGCAATAAAAATGGCCCAACGATCCGGCAGGCCCGTGATCCCGATCTGGTTCGATGGCGCCAACAGCATGCTGTTCCAAATGCTCGGCATGATCAATCCCAACCTCAGGACATTGGCCCTTCCAAGCGAGATGATGCGTATGCGCGGAAAAACATTACGCATGCGGATCGGGCGACCGATCTCACCCAATGAGATCGCTGCGTTCCGTTCAGCGGATCAGCTCACACGATTCCTGCGGGCCAAGACGTATGCATTGGGCAGTGGCCTTCAAGTAAAACGCGAGCTGTTCAATCCGTTGCGTTTTCCACAACGACCAAAGGAGGTTGAGCAACGCGTGGACCCCAAGGAATTGGTGAACGAGATCGCCGAAATAGCTGACCTGAAGATCAACACGCAAGGTGAGTTCGATCTTTACTTGTCCACCAGTCATCGGATCCCGAGGATATTGCGGGAGATCGGGCGCATGCGGGAACTGACGTTCCGTTCTGTTGGAGAAGGAACCAACAAAGCGGTTGACCTGGATGAATTCGATCTGTATTATGACCACTTATTCCTCTGGGATCGGGAAAAGGAGCAACTAGTAGGGGCCTATCGCATTGGAGATGGTCGGCGGATCATGGCGCGTTATGGAAAGCGTGGATTCTATATGAATACACTGTTCCGCATGGATCGCCCAATGGAGAAGGTGCTGCGGAAAAGTTTTGAATTGGGCAGGTCATTCGTTGCTTCTGAATACCAAAGACAACGGCTTCCGCTGTACATGCTTTGGCGTGGATTGATGTTGCACGTAACGGCGAACCCGGATCAGCAATATTTGATCGGGCCGGTAAGCATCAGTGGTAATTACAGCCGCTTCTCCAGAATGCTGATCATGGAATTCGTGCAGCGAAATCATTATGATGGCGCATTGGCCGAGTACGTACGGCCGCGACATCGCTTCCGGGTAAAATTGGATAAAGGGGATAGCGAGGCATTGGTAGAAGCATCCAATGCAGACCTGAAGAAGATGGACAGAATGATCGCCGACGTGGATCCGAATGAAAAGGCAATGCCTGTGTTATTGAAGAAATACCTCTTGCTCAATGGCCGGATCATCGGATTCAACAGAGATCCTAAATTCAACGATGCGTTGGATGGATTGCTCTTACTTGATCTGAATAAATTGCCGGAGAATACGATCGAGGATCTACGCAACGGCATGGCCGTGTAA
- a CDS encoding aspartate aminotransferase family protein: protein MPDLHTSFLDHLAQTSPHPLALDIVHAEGCYLTDRSGKRYLDLVAGLAVNNTGHRHPKVVTAIKAQCDRYLHVIPYGEFIQEPQVKFAEKLTSLLPNGLDSVYFVNSGTEAMEGALKLAKRITGRTELIACKNSYHGSTHGSLSITGNETKKYRSRPLLPDVRFMAFNSRADLDLISTNTAAAVVEPIQGDAGIRVPDHSWIRDLRAKCLKTGTMLIFDEVQTGFGRTGKRFAFAHFDVVPDILVLGKALGGGLPMGAFVASKEHMHLLTHDPTLGHITTFGGHPLPCVAGLVALELLEEEDLAENARIMGALFKNLLIHPAIKEVRGEGLMLAVELGNADLVQHVVMDCLQEGVLGFWFLSCPTAFRIAPPLMIKAMDVERACTVIQASLDAKTV from the coding sequence ATGCCCGATCTGCATACATCGTTCCTCGATCACTTGGCCCAAACAAGTCCGCACCCACTTGCTTTGGATATCGTACATGCCGAAGGGTGCTACCTCACCGATCGTTCGGGTAAACGGTACTTGGATCTTGTCGCAGGCTTGGCGGTGAACAACACAGGCCATCGGCACCCGAAAGTGGTAACCGCCATCAAAGCCCAATGCGACCGCTATCTGCATGTGATCCCCTATGGCGAGTTCATTCAGGAACCACAGGTCAAATTCGCGGAGAAACTTACTTCCCTGCTACCGAACGGCCTTGACAGTGTCTACTTCGTGAATAGTGGTACCGAAGCTATGGAGGGCGCACTGAAACTGGCAAAACGCATCACTGGCAGAACGGAACTGATCGCATGCAAGAACAGCTATCACGGAAGTACGCATGGGTCACTGAGCATTACAGGTAACGAAACGAAGAAGTACCGGTCCCGTCCGTTGTTGCCGGACGTGCGTTTCATGGCGTTCAATTCACGTGCAGACCTTGACCTGATCTCCACAAACACTGCTGCTGCGGTAGTTGAACCGATCCAAGGTGACGCCGGGATACGTGTACCGGACCATTCCTGGATCCGTGACCTGCGTGCTAAATGCCTCAAAACCGGAACCATGCTCATATTCGATGAGGTGCAGACCGGTTTTGGACGCACGGGAAAACGGTTTGCTTTTGCCCATTTTGATGTTGTCCCGGATATTCTGGTTCTCGGAAAAGCACTTGGCGGAGGACTTCCAATGGGCGCTTTTGTTGCTTCAAAAGAGCACATGCACTTGCTCACACACGATCCAACGCTGGGCCACATTACCACATTCGGTGGGCACCCCTTGCCTTGTGTGGCGGGACTAGTCGCTCTCGAGTTGCTAGAGGAGGAAGATCTTGCGGAGAATGCTCGGATAATGGGCGCATTATTCAAGAATCTGCTCATTCACCCTGCTATTAAAGAGGTACGCGGTGAAGGCCTAATGCTTGCGGTGGAATTGGGAAATGCAGATCTCGTACAACACGTTGTTATGGACTGCTTGCAAGAAGGTGTACTTGGCTTCTGGTTCCTATCCTGCCCTACTGCATTCCGGATCGCGCCTCCGTTGATGATCAAGGCTATGGATGTGGAACGGGCCTGTACTGTTATCCAAGCTTCACTTGACGCAAAGACCGTTTAA
- a CDS encoding sigma-70 family RNA polymerase sigma factor produces MTDLSDGELLALFRKEDSKHYAFNLLVRQYQQRLYTSIRRMVTDHDETKDVLQNTFIKAWNGLDSFRADAQLYSWLFRIAHNESLNHLRKMKRGLFTSEAIVLEKLTTTLDSSEHFSGDAIQRKLQKAIMRLPDKQRAVFNMKYFDAMKYEEISAITGTSVGALKSSYHIAVKKIESWLTTERWNR; encoded by the coding sequence ATGACCGACCTCTCAGACGGTGAACTGCTCGCGCTATTCCGAAAGGAGGATTCGAAACACTACGCATTCAATTTGTTGGTGCGTCAGTATCAGCAACGCTTGTACACATCCATTCGTCGTATGGTCACCGATCATGACGAGACAAAGGACGTGTTGCAGAACACATTCATAAAAGCATGGAACGGTCTGGATAGCTTCAGGGCCGACGCTCAACTCTACAGTTGGCTCTTCCGTATAGCGCACAACGAGAGCCTCAACCATTTGCGCAAAATGAAGCGCGGCCTATTCACAAGTGAAGCCATCGTCCTTGAAAAGCTCACGACCACCTTGGATAGCAGTGAACATTTCTCCGGAGATGCGATCCAACGGAAACTGCAAAAGGCGATCATGCGATTACCGGATAAGCAACGTGCGGTATTCAACATGAAATACTTCGATGCAATGAAGTATGAAGAGATCAGCGCGATCACGGGAACCAGCGTTGGCGCGCTGAAAAGCAGTTATCATATTGCGGTGAAAAAGATAGAAAGTTGGCTTACGACCGAGCGATGGAACAGGTAA